GTATCTAGATCCGGGCAACATAGAGTCTGACCTCCAGTCAGGTGCCGTGGCCGGATTCAAGTTGCTATGGATACTTttgttagcgcacgttatgGGGCTCTTGCTGCAACGTCTAGCTGTGCGACTTGGTGTGGTAACAGGTATGCATCTTGCTCAGGTTTGCTACAGGAGTTATCCTAAAATTCCTCGGATAATATTATGGTTGATGGTCGAGGTGGCGATTATTGGAAGTGATATGCAGGAAGTGATTGGTACTGCAATTGCGTTGAATCTTCTGTCATCCGGTCGTATTCCACTCTACGCAGGTGTCATCATCACTATCACGGATACGAtattttttctgtttcttgaCAAGTATGGGTTGAGAAAGTTGGAGGTGTTCTTTGGCGTTCTCATCAGTGTTATGGCGATCACGTTTGGGTACGAGTACGTGGCCGTGCAACCAAATCAAGGCGATGTACTCAAAGGGATGGTGGTTTGGTATTGCTCGAGTTGTTCGAAAAAGGCTGTCGAACAGGCTGTTGGCATTGTTGGTGCTGTCATCATGCCACACAACTTCTACCTTCACTCTGCGTTGGTGCATTCACGAGAGGTGGACAGAGAGAACGAGAAGCAGGTCAAGGAAGCGAACAAATACTTCTTTATGGAGTCAGGGATCGCACTGTTTATTTCGTTTATTATCAATCTCTTTGTTATGTGCGTATTTGGAGCTGCTTTCTATGGAAGACGGGCAGTGGATGTTATTGAGAAGTGCCCATCTATCAATGAGACGCTTATTGGTCAAGATTATGACTTAAATGGCAGTCTTCCGGTTGATATCTACAAGGGTGGATTGTTTTTGGGTTGTTATTACGGCGAGATTGCGAAGTACATTTGGGCTATTGGGATTTTAGCGGCAGGTCAGAGCTC
The DNA window shown above is from Corticium candelabrum chromosome 13, ooCorCand1.1, whole genome shotgun sequence and carries:
- the LOC134188891 gene encoding natural resistance-associated macrophage protein 2-like, which gives rise to MSRGRVPLMIGLGSDVETSQTETDSTESSPKARQVNKFHFESVNEQTVGSDDQKKVIIPEYEDGWYRFSFRKLWAFTGPGFLMSIAYLDPGNIESDLQSGAVAGFKLLWILLLAHVMGLLLQRLAVRLGVVTGMHLAQVCYRSYPKIPRIILWLMVEVAIIGSDMQEVIGTAIALNLLSSGRIPLYAGVIITITDTIFFLFLDKYGLRKLEVFFGVLISVMAITFGYEYVAVQPNQGDVLKGMVVWYCSSCSKKAVEQAVGIVGAVIMPHNFYLHSALVHSREVDRENEKQVKEANKYFFMESGIALFISFIINLFVMCVFGAAFYGRRAVDVIEKCPSINETLIGQDYDLNGSLPVDIYKGGLFLGCYYGEIAKYIWAIGILAAGQSSTMTGTYAGQFAMEGFLNIKWQRWKRVLFTRSVAILPTVMVAAFSNINRLTGMNDILNVVQSLQIPFALIPLLHFTSTVNIMQHFQNGVAMRAFISCLGFGVIGINFYFVISYMSYVTAWWALALIIFAMICYGTLVLYFATAATGLHKKMASLRWCPSLFGNLMAYELMSEASLQAAGNENDRSLMSD